One genomic segment of uncultured Desulfobacter sp. includes these proteins:
- a CDS encoding (2Fe-2S) ferredoxin domain-containing protein, which translates to MNKPAKHILVCSSFRPSGEPKGKCHRKGSGDFMAYIENEVIDRGLEEVLISSTCCLKQCDDGPVMVIYPDNIWYGHVENEEAIDTILDAMEDGEIAEDYVL; encoded by the coding sequence ATGAACAAGCCTGCAAAACACATCCTGGTCTGCTCAAGTTTCCGTCCCAGTGGAGAACCCAAGGGCAAATGTCACAGAAAAGGGTCCGGGGATTTTATGGCCTATATTGAAAATGAAGTGATTGACAGGGGCCTTGAAGAGGTGCTGATCTCTTCCACCTGTTGCTTGAAACAGTGTGATGACGGCCCTGTCATGGTGATTTACCCGGATAATATCTGGTATGGGCACGTGGAGAACGAAGAAGCCATTGACACTATTTTAGATGCCATGGAAGACGGCGAGATTGCAGAGGACTACGTACTGTAA